One window of Pseudobdellovibrionaceae bacterium genomic DNA carries:
- the smc gene encoding chromosome segregation protein SMC encodes MKIKHLELYGFKSFKDKTRITFDKERTGIVGPNGCGKSNVVDAILWVMGSTSPKALRGSAMSDVIFSGTQKYSSVALAEVSITLGNDGGQFPVKYAKHSEITVTRRIHRSLETEYLINKEQVRLKDVQEIFMDTGAGAKGFSIVEQGQISRMILSKPEERRTFIEEVAGLSKFKVKKRESERKLILTDQNLLRLQDILSEQKKSLRALESQAAKAEKYKKIKAQIEEKDLFKQALHYKNIENTMAKDQAALADIEKEEMAFQTQLNTLEVNKDELSLNLLKKEKSINVLQQEVSGVQNIIREKEMASKDLEYVLSREQENKEQSENFLTKYKSRKENFSKQIEDISTEIEQLITANKEQSISRHKIEETFDNAKIQLDTKKKDFSLEQESLLVMAQENSHFFSQKEIIEEKCKWTLSRLDKYKTEKLQIEELQKKNKAEQQGLIKKIDEENQTNLNLSQDKNNIDANLKILKEKNTQAQNFIDQKKEEYLSISSKLKSLEDLSSSWAGFQKGVKNVLLWQKQTLQQADGSLSFSPIAEVLEVPENLEKAVSAALGHKEQLLLSSNKEESIQALNYLKESQQGHSQFFNKEFISMSPQSPTCDFDKNSLMKKEGVKGLLVDFIKSDDNYTEAVKHIFSNTVLVENMGLAWSLIKDYPQCSFVTKEGDALNSEGILSGGSGQKEESSLLSRNREIKELLAGKTEAQAKLTLAKKQWKKINEQIELLESSYEDAQKVQADKKDTLLHLERDKKELELKFNHFNDKLNSIYQEISILTNQEKEQASQLENFKEKNGQLSKKVKEKKEHLEVLGKELVFLEKDFSSVQNERQRITIQFTQFEKEHDGLLKQKELLTLSLQELTVEQEQAEKQIVNNVSSIKAYEESIKVQREALSEKIKHLENLQLQYSELVNNYEIEKNTIEEKDSKLKSLRTKQFSWKDKTHNLKLNLEAYVLQQNNFVEQVKEKYLVDLPVIAQEKEEELVSVLNNQDIDAVIKNIELEMEKAYSQLQRIGEVNLVASEQYEKQLQEFTFLENQHQDLLSAKDQLNKVVVKIDGICKERFHTTFTKINDKFTKVFPALFGGGSAKLSLVVNEKTGEEGVDIMVSPPGKKLERIQLLSGGEKALSAVAFIFSLFLVNPSPFCLLDEVDAPLDEANVIRFNDLVKEMSKNTQIIVITHNKQTMKRLDKLFGVTMQEKGVSKLLSVDFDKIEKWS; translated from the coding sequence TTGAAAATTAAACACTTAGAATTATATGGCTTTAAATCTTTTAAAGATAAAACGCGAATTACTTTTGATAAAGAAAGAACAGGAATTGTTGGGCCTAATGGCTGTGGCAAGTCTAATGTGGTGGATGCCATTTTATGGGTGATGGGTTCTACCTCTCCAAAAGCTTTGCGTGGCTCGGCAATGTCGGATGTGATTTTTTCTGGAACGCAAAAATACAGCTCTGTAGCTTTGGCCGAAGTGTCCATTACTTTAGGAAATGATGGAGGCCAGTTTCCTGTAAAATATGCAAAACATTCTGAAATTACCGTTACTCGCCGTATCCATCGCTCCTTAGAAACAGAGTATTTAATTAATAAAGAGCAAGTTCGTTTAAAAGATGTGCAAGAAATATTTATGGACACAGGGGCGGGGGCTAAGGGTTTCTCCATTGTAGAACAGGGGCAAATTAGTCGAATGATTTTATCAAAGCCAGAAGAAAGACGCACTTTTATAGAAGAGGTGGCTGGGTTAAGTAAATTTAAAGTAAAAAAACGCGAATCAGAAAGAAAATTAATTCTTACCGATCAAAACTTATTACGCTTACAAGATATTTTATCAGAGCAAAAAAAATCTTTAAGAGCATTAGAGTCGCAAGCTGCTAAGGCAGAAAAATATAAAAAAATTAAAGCACAAATAGAAGAAAAAGATTTATTTAAGCAAGCTTTGCATTATAAAAATATTGAAAACACTATGGCTAAAGACCAAGCCGCTTTAGCAGACATCGAAAAAGAAGAAATGGCTTTTCAAACACAATTAAACACTTTAGAGGTTAACAAAGACGAGCTATCGCTAAATTTATTAAAAAAAGAAAAAAGCATTAATGTTTTGCAACAAGAAGTGTCTGGTGTGCAAAATATTATTCGTGAAAAAGAAATGGCAAGCAAAGATTTAGAGTATGTGTTATCTAGAGAACAAGAGAACAAAGAGCAGTCAGAAAATTTTTTAACAAAATATAAATCGCGCAAAGAAAATTTTTCTAAACAAATTGAAGATATTAGTACAGAAATAGAGCAACTAATAACTGCTAATAAAGAGCAAAGTATCTCTCGACATAAGATAGAAGAGACATTTGATAATGCCAAAATACAGTTAGATACCAAAAAGAAAGATTTTTCTTTAGAGCAAGAAAGTTTGTTGGTTATGGCACAAGAAAACTCTCATTTTTTTAGTCAAAAAGAAATTATAGAAGAAAAATGTAAATGGACTTTATCTAGATTAGATAAATATAAAACAGAAAAACTACAGATAGAAGAGTTGCAAAAGAAAAACAAAGCAGAGCAACAAGGTTTAATTAAAAAGATTGACGAAGAAAACCAAACGAATCTTAATTTATCTCAAGATAAAAATAATATTGATGCTAATTTAAAAATTTTAAAAGAAAAAAACACGCAAGCTCAGAATTTTATTGACCAAAAAAAAGAAGAGTATTTATCAATTAGTAGTAAATTAAAAAGTTTAGAAGATTTATCTTCTAGCTGGGCTGGCTTTCAAAAAGGAGTAAAAAATGTACTTCTTTGGCAAAAACAAACTTTACAACAAGCCGATGGAAGTTTAAGTTTTTCCCCTATTGCAGAGGTTTTAGAAGTTCCCGAAAATTTAGAGAAAGCCGTGTCGGCAGCTTTAGGTCATAAAGAACAATTATTATTATCCTCTAATAAAGAGGAATCTATACAGGCATTAAATTACTTAAAAGAAAGCCAACAAGGGCATTCGCAATTTTTTAATAAAGAGTTTATATCGATGTCTCCGCAGAGCCCTACTTGTGATTTTGATAAAAATTCTTTAATGAAAAAAGAGGGTGTTAAGGGTTTATTAGTAGACTTTATAAAAAGTGATGACAACTACACCGAAGCGGTGAAGCACATTTTTTCTAACACCGTTTTGGTAGAAAATATGGGTTTAGCTTGGAGTTTAATTAAAGATTATCCACAATGCTCTTTTGTTACTAAAGAAGGAGACGCTTTAAATTCGGAAGGAATTTTGTCGGGAGGTTCTGGGCAAAAAGAAGAGTCGAGTTTATTAAGTAGAAATCGCGAAATTAAAGAATTATTAGCGGGAAAAACAGAAGCGCAAGCGAAGCTAACTTTGGCAAAAAAACAGTGGAAAAAAATCAACGAACAAATCGAGCTTTTAGAAAGCTCTTACGAAGATGCTCAAAAAGTACAAGCCGATAAAAAAGATACTTTATTGCACCTAGAAAGAGACAAAAAAGAATTAGAATTAAAATTTAACCACTTTAATGATAAGTTAAATAGTATATACCAAGAAATTAGTATTCTTACTAATCAAGAAAAAGAACAAGCAAGCCAATTAGAAAATTTTAAAGAAAAAAATGGACAATTATCAAAAAAAGTAAAAGAGAAAAAAGAACATTTAGAAGTTTTAGGAAAAGAACTTGTCTTTTTAGAAAAAGACTTTTCTTCTGTTCAAAATGAAAGACAACGCATAACTATTCAGTTTACGCAATTTGAAAAAGAGCATGACGGGTTACTAAAACAAAAAGAACTACTAACGCTTTCTTTACAAGAATTAACTGTCGAGCAAGAGCAAGCAGAAAAGCAAATTGTAAATAATGTTTCTTCAATTAAAGCCTATGAAGAATCTATTAAAGTGCAAAGAGAAGCTTTGTCAGAAAAAATTAAGCACTTAGAGAACTTACAATTGCAATATTCCGAACTAGTAAACAATTATGAAATAGAAAAAAATACTATCGAGGAAAAAGATTCTAAATTAAAATCTTTACGAACTAAACAATTTTCTTGGAAAGATAAAACTCATAATTTAAAATTAAACTTAGAAGCCTATGTTTTACAACAAAATAATTTTGTAGAACAAGTTAAAGAAAAGTATTTAGTCGACTTACCTGTTATTGCACAAGAAAAGGAAGAAGAATTAGTATCTGTATTAAATAACCAAGATATCGATGCAGTTATTAAAAATATCGAATTAGAAATGGAAAAAGCATATTCGCAATTACAGCGCATTGGAGAGGTTAATTTAGTAGCTAGCGAACAGTACGAAAAGCAGCTACAAGAATTTACTTTTTTAGAAAACCAACACCAAGATTTATTATCTGCAAAAGACCAATTAAATAAAGTAGTGGTTAAAATTGATGGTATTTGTAAAGAAAGGTTTCATACTACATTTACTAAAATTAATGATAAATTTACAAAAGTATTTCCTGCTTTATTTGGAGGGGGTTCGGCTAAACTAAGCTTAGTAGTTAACGAAAAAACTGGCGAAGAGGGAGTGGACATTATGGTTAGCCCTCCAGGTAAGAAATTAGAACGCATTCAATTACTATCTGGTGGAGAAAAAGCTTTATCTGCTGTGGCTTTTATTTTTTCTTTATTTTTAGTAAATCCATCGCCATTTTGTTTATTAGACGAGGTGGATGCTCCTTTAGACGAAGCCAATGTTATTCGGTTTAATGATTTAGTTAAAGAAATGTCAAAAAATACACAAATTATCGTTATTACTCATAATAAACAGACCATGAAGAGGTTGGACAAACTTTTTGGTGTGACCATGCAAGAAAAAGGGGTTTCTAAATTATTATCAGTAGATTTTGATAAAATAGAAAAGTGGTCTTAG
- a CDS encoding UDP-N-acetylmuramate:L-alanyl-gamma-D-glutamyl-meso-diaminopimelate ligase encodes MSNNNLKSLKPGAFIYLMGICGTAMASLAGLLQGQGFVVGGSDSAAYPPMSDQLANLEITVKTPYSSSNLNPRPDLIIVGNVISKHFEEAVEMERLKIPYISLPQAISAFFIKEKKSVIVAGTHGKTTTTALMSWVFESCNLSPSFLIGGVAKNFSQSFLEQSGEHFIIEGDEYDTAFFDKGPKFLHYKPHFVILTGIEFDHADIYDNLDQVLSAFKKLVELIPKEGLLIVNSDDKNIKTLLDSAKINSKIIGFGFNKMDIQPPFSNHYVVTEYSYTNTFQNILVKDSSTNKEVNLQSTLFGKHNILNNLAVWVLFSEWIKYSTQQLSNEKVLTALQSFKGVKRRQDLFFQSRGIRFIEDFAHHPTAVSLTLDAIKNQYFSSSSKDSARGRVFAIFEPRSATSRRDVFQKAFVKAFDKADQVIIAKAYYQDKIIQTQRFSSQQLVEDINAFSKCTPPKAQCIDLASEIVSFLQKHLRAGDVVVIMSNGSFDGIYQKIKEKFSKVIA; translated from the coding sequence ATGAGTAATAATAATTTAAAATCATTAAAGCCAGGGGCTTTTATATATTTGATGGGCATTTGTGGCACGGCTATGGCTAGTCTTGCAGGCCTTTTACAGGGGCAAGGATTTGTTGTTGGAGGTAGTGACTCGGCGGCTTACCCTCCCATGTCTGATCAGTTGGCCAATTTAGAAATTACTGTTAAAACTCCTTATTCTTCTAGTAATTTAAACCCAAGGCCAGATTTAATTATTGTGGGCAATGTTATTAGCAAACATTTTGAAGAAGCTGTAGAAATGGAGCGACTAAAAATACCTTATATCAGTTTGCCTCAAGCTATATCTGCTTTTTTTATAAAAGAGAAAAAGAGTGTTATTGTGGCTGGTACTCATGGCAAAACCACTACCACTGCTTTAATGTCGTGGGTTTTTGAATCTTGCAATTTAAGTCCTAGTTTTTTAATAGGAGGTGTTGCAAAAAATTTTAGCCAATCTTTTTTAGAACAATCTGGCGAGCATTTTATTATAGAGGGAGATGAATACGACACGGCTTTTTTTGATAAAGGGCCTAAGTTTTTACACTATAAACCACATTTTGTAATTTTAACAGGAATTGAATTTGATCATGCAGATATTTATGACAACTTAGATCAAGTGTTAAGTGCCTTTAAAAAATTAGTAGAGCTTATTCCTAAAGAAGGCTTATTAATAGTTAACAGTGATGATAAAAATATTAAAACACTGTTAGACTCTGCAAAAATTAATTCTAAAATTATTGGCTTTGGTTTTAATAAAATGGACATTCAACCCCCTTTTTCTAATCATTATGTAGTTACCGAGTATAGTTATACTAATACTTTTCAAAACATTTTAGTCAAAGATAGTAGTACGAATAAAGAAGTAAACTTGCAATCCACTTTATTTGGCAAGCACAATATATTAAACAACTTAGCGGTATGGGTTTTGTTTTCGGAGTGGATAAAATATTCTACACAGCAGTTGTCTAATGAAAAAGTATTAACTGCCTTGCAAAGTTTTAAGGGAGTAAAAAGAAGGCAAGATTTGTTTTTTCAAAGCAGAGGAATTCGTTTTATAGAAGATTTTGCTCATCATCCCACGGCCGTAAGCTTAACTTTAGACGCTATTAAAAATCAATACTTTTCTTCAAGTAGTAAGGACTCTGCAAGGGGTCGGGTGTTTGCCATTTTTGAGCCTCGTTCGGCGACATCTAGGCGCGATGTTTTTCAAAAGGCTTTTGTTAAAGCCTTTGATAAGGCCGATCAAGTTATTATTGCAAAGGCTTATTATCAAGATAAAATTATACAAACCCAAAGGTTTTCTTCTCAACAGTTAGTGGAGGATATTAATGCTTTTAGTAAATGTACACCTCCCAAGGCACAGTGTATTGATTTGGCGAGTGAAATTGTTTCTTTTTTACAAAAGCATTTACGGGCTGGAGATGTGGTGGTTATTATGAGCAATGGTAGCTTTGATGGTATTTATCAAAAAATAAAAGAAAAATTTTCAAAGGTAATAGCATGA
- the mutS gene encoding DNA mismatch repair protein MutS produces the protein MTPLMKQYWDIKSQHKDKILLFRMGDFFELFHEDAKVAAPLLNIRLTYRNKKSTEKTPMCGFPHHSLKLPIATLLSQGYKVAICDQVEEASEAKILVKREVTHILSPGMVYDPDTLDALSQYFIAAYDESSVAFLDLSTGEAFYYIINTEEEALALLHLLKPVELVVTAQQRAYWLNKNKNFHLSVHSKKPEEVIKNTKNPPIIYEASAVNFLLSYIHTVKPNITHTQAFKKRSLKNSFTISDQSLYNLEVFKNYEGQNKGSLFSVINKTRTAGGARLLKDYLKFPLTDKAKIISRQNKIKYWVQQTLELKAVRQHLSLVGDIQRSLLKLSYPSCHPRDILFLSKSLKAAAEVYDLLSDEDKKYLPQEIIIAAFKISEQVDNTLVADPPSALKNGGFIKPYANAQLDELRSSSQEGDSYLQNLAETERERTGISSLKISYSPVFGFYIEVTNTHKDKVPLEYKAKQSLKQATRYGYAPLDKVADKLLLAKQKTLSLEYECLNDLKKEVSQYFSDFLLLSRFINETDVLSSLSWLALENNYICPEFTENHLSLLASRHPVLEQLQNFTANDIHLKQGCGIVLTGPNMAGKSTIMRQVALSVLLCQIGSFVPARQAQLCLFDGIYTRIGASDILSEGVSTFMLEMQETASILKTASTQSLVVLDEIGRGTSTYDGLSLAQAILEYFLSKTKATLLFSTHYHEIASLESRYSNMENQHMAVKENTQKDNSIEFLYTLTKGSANKSYGLYVAKLAGLPTDLLNRAKDILHQLEA, from the coding sequence ATGACTCCGTTAATGAAACAGTACTGGGATATAAAATCACAACATAAAGATAAAATTTTACTATTTAGAATGGGAGATTTCTTTGAACTTTTTCATGAAGATGCCAAAGTCGCTGCACCCTTATTAAATATTCGTTTAACTTATAGAAATAAAAAATCCACAGAAAAAACTCCCATGTGTGGTTTTCCTCACCATAGTTTAAAATTGCCCATAGCGACACTGTTATCCCAAGGCTATAAAGTAGCGATTTGCGATCAAGTGGAAGAAGCAAGCGAAGCAAAAATTTTAGTAAAAAGAGAGGTAACCCATATTCTTAGCCCAGGAATGGTTTATGACCCAGACACTTTAGATGCATTGTCGCAATACTTTATAGCTGCCTATGATGAAAGTAGTGTTGCTTTTTTAGATTTATCTACAGGAGAAGCTTTTTACTATATAATAAATACCGAGGAAGAAGCTTTAGCTTTACTACATTTGTTAAAGCCTGTGGAGTTGGTGGTAACCGCTCAGCAAAGAGCCTATTGGTTAAATAAAAATAAAAACTTTCATCTTTCTGTTCACTCAAAAAAGCCAGAAGAAGTTATAAAAAATACTAAAAATCCACCCATCATTTACGAAGCTTCTGCGGTTAATTTTTTATTATCTTATATACATACTGTTAAACCAAATATTACCCACACTCAGGCATTTAAAAAAAGAAGTTTAAAAAATAGTTTTACGATTTCTGACCAAAGTTTATATAATTTAGAAGTATTTAAAAACTATGAAGGACAAAATAAAGGAAGTTTATTTTCTGTTATTAATAAAACGCGCACCGCAGGAGGAGCTCGCCTATTAAAAGATTATTTAAAGTTTCCGTTAACAGATAAAGCGAAAATTATAAGTAGACAAAATAAAATAAAATATTGGGTACAGCAAACCTTAGAGTTAAAGGCGGTACGGCAACACTTATCATTAGTGGGCGATATACAAAGAAGTTTATTAAAGTTATCGTATCCTTCTTGTCATCCTCGAGATATTTTATTTTTATCTAAATCTTTAAAAGCGGCTGCAGAGGTGTATGATTTACTTAGCGATGAAGATAAAAAATATTTACCTCAAGAAATTATTATAGCCGCTTTTAAAATTAGTGAGCAAGTAGATAACACTTTGGTAGCCGACCCTCCCAGTGCATTAAAAAATGGTGGCTTTATTAAACCCTATGCTAATGCGCAATTAGATGAATTAAGAAGTTCTTCTCAAGAAGGGGATAGTTATTTACAAAATTTAGCAGAAACAGAACGAGAGCGTACGGGAATCTCTTCTTTAAAAATTTCTTATAGTCCTGTGTTTGGTTTTTATATAGAGGTAACTAATACGCATAAAGATAAAGTTCCCTTAGAATACAAGGCAAAACAAAGTTTAAAACAGGCTACTCGTTATGGGTATGCGCCTTTAGATAAGGTAGCAGATAAATTATTGTTAGCTAAACAAAAAACTTTATCTTTAGAATATGAATGTTTAAATGATTTAAAAAAAGAAGTGTCTCAATATTTTTCGGACTTTTTATTATTGTCTCGTTTTATAAACGAAACCGATGTATTGTCTTCTTTGTCGTGGCTAGCTTTAGAAAACAATTATATATGTCCAGAGTTTACAGAAAATCACCTTAGTTTATTGGCTAGTCGCCACCCTGTTTTAGAGCAGTTACAAAACTTTACAGCCAATGATATTCATTTAAAACAAGGTTGCGGTATTGTGTTAACAGGGCCTAATATGGCTGGTAAAAGCACTATAATGCGTCAAGTGGCCTTAAGTGTATTGTTGTGTCAAATAGGTTCGTTTGTTCCTGCAAGACAGGCGCAGCTATGTTTATTTGATGGTATTTATACTAGAATTGGCGCTAGTGATATTTTATCCGAAGGGGTATCTACTTTTATGTTAGAAATGCAAGAAACAGCAAGTATTTTAAAAACCGCAAGCACTCAATCTTTAGTGGTGTTAGATGAAATAGGAAGGGGCACAAGCACTTACGATGGTTTAAGTTTAGCTCAAGCTATATTAGAATATTTTTTATCAAAAACAAAAGCCACTTTATTATTTTCCACCCATTACCACGAAATTGCTAGTTTAGAAAGTCGATACTCTAATATGGAAAATCAACATATGGCAGTAAAAGAAAATACACAAAAAGATAATAGTATAGAATTTTTATATACCTTAACTAAGGGTTCGGCTAATAAATCCTATGGATTGTATGTAGCCAAACTTGCAGGACTGCCCACCGATTTATTAAATAGAGCAAAAGATATTTTGCATCAACTAGAAGCTTAA
- the ftsY gene encoding signal recognition particle-docking protein FtsY: MQWLVQQWPLLVAVVILLLFFFLLYPKVKSSFFKNSKATLKKQFTAKPSKEAVTFNKNQDLFSILEKSRSSWSDKLKIFSSKTQVLNDEDMESLEELLYGSDLGPKTAHYFLEKIQKKDNLTYPVLLSSLKLEMLNVLNLAYRDANTVWTALDAPERKDPVVWLISGVNGAGKTTSIGKLAYMAHQKGYKVLMASADTFRAAAQEQLVQWSKQAGVCIFAPEDMKDPSAVAYNACQKAKAQNYDLVLIDTAGRLHTQSNLMNELEKIKKVVKKLLPQSPQESFLVLDANSGQNACVQAENFHRKLNITGVLLTKLDGSSKGGVAISLAKDLHLPVLFLGMGESLKDIQVFAPKQFVSALMGNEE, translated from the coding sequence ATGCAATGGTTGGTGCAACAATGGCCTTTGTTAGTGGCTGTGGTAATTTTGTTGCTTTTCTTTTTTTTATTATACCCAAAAGTAAAAAGCTCTTTTTTTAAAAACAGCAAAGCCACTTTAAAAAAACAATTTACAGCAAAACCTTCCAAAGAAGCTGTGACTTTTAATAAAAATCAAGACCTGTTTTCTATTTTAGAAAAATCACGAAGTTCATGGTCGGATAAGTTAAAAATATTTTCTAGCAAAACACAGGTTTTAAATGATGAAGATATGGAGTCTTTAGAGGAGTTACTTTATGGCAGTGACTTAGGCCCTAAAACCGCTCATTATTTTTTAGAAAAAATTCAAAAAAAAGATAATTTAACTTATCCTGTATTGTTATCCTCTTTAAAATTAGAAATGTTAAATGTGTTAAATTTAGCTTACAGAGATGCAAATACTGTTTGGACGGCTTTAGATGCACCCGAAAGAAAAGACCCAGTAGTTTGGTTAATTTCAGGGGTAAATGGTGCAGGGAAAACCACCTCCATTGGTAAATTGGCTTATATGGCTCATCAAAAAGGCTATAAGGTATTAATGGCTTCTGCAGATACTTTTAGAGCGGCAGCACAAGAACAACTAGTACAGTGGAGTAAGCAAGCGGGTGTATGTATTTTTGCTCCCGAGGATATGAAAGACCCTTCTGCGGTAGCTTATAATGCTTGCCAAAAAGCTAAGGCACAAAATTATGATTTAGTGTTAATTGATACTGCGGGAAGATTGCACACACAATCGAACTTAATGAATGAATTAGAAAAAATTAAAAAAGTAGTAAAAAAATTATTACCACAATCTCCTCAAGAGTCTTTTTTAGTTTTAGATGCTAATTCGGGTCAAAATGCCTGTGTGCAAGCAGAAAACTTTCACCGCAAATTAAATATTACAGGGGTACTTTTAACAAAATTAGATGGCAGTTCTAAGGGTGGAGTAGCAATTAGTTTAGCTAAAGATTTACACTTGCCCGTTTTGTTTTTAGGTATGGGGGAGTCTTTAAAAGACATTCAAGTATTTGCCCCTAAGCAGTTTGTATCTGCATTAATGGGAAACGAGGAGTAA
- the nusB gene encoding transcription antitermination factor NusB, whose product MPSTSLRRQSRELALQFLHQIDFTKMALPQSFQDFKTAFSFPENTWPYATNIILGVDANKQEILKLIESTSKNWKLDRIAKVDLYILSIAIFELKFSKENTDKAVIINEALEVAKKYSSAKSSSFINGILDEVA is encoded by the coding sequence ATGCCTTCTACTAGCTTACGCAGACAATCCAGAGAGTTAGCTTTACAGTTTTTACACCAAATAGATTTTACCAAAATGGCTTTGCCACAGTCTTTTCAAGACTTTAAAACCGCCTTTAGCTTTCCTGAAAACACTTGGCCTTATGCCACCAACATCATTTTAGGGGTAGACGCAAATAAACAGGAGATTTTAAAGCTCATTGAAAGTACATCTAAAAATTGGAAGCTAGACCGCATAGCCAAAGTGGATTTGTACATTTTAAGTATTGCTATTTTTGAGTTAAAATTTTCTAAAGAAAACACAGATAAAGCGGTAATTATTAATGAAGCACTAGAGGTTGCTAAAAAATATTCATCAGCAAAGTCTTCTTCTTTTATTAATGGAATTTTAGATGAGGTTGCATAA
- a CDS encoding Na/Pi cotransporter family protein, with translation MLAHTAFIYTLAGLAFFLYGLKTISQNLQKISGDLIQRLLSKMSNKPIYGVFFGILLAFSIQSSAAVVSMLVSLGSSSVLTLFQVMGIILGSAIGSTFIVQILSFKISNFGLALFSVFYLFSYFFIKTKKMKRFFRICFGFGLMFFGLELISLGSTHLKDAELFIKFLHFFIDSPILTLLIAAAFTAVVQSSVVTIGIAISLMSAGYFSLEHCIYWVYGANIGTTATAILSAVSGNYIGKRVAWAHFLFKTISVGLFFFLTPFILPLIADSFSNIRGVAHFHTLFNTISVIIFYPFINYAVAIIEYLIPKPKSIGKFGVKYFSFKDIKNLSTAVAFTQAKREILRMGDIMGSMLSRSLFLFDTGEKKAFFKIKEGDNNVDLLCAEINRFLLALIERSSKDSEEAGEADIEKINILQAISFSSDVESAADSVDKNLVKLAVKKQKLHIQFSELDQKNLVKLQNAVADIVVLSMTYFDSKELSILKELKKRKEAIRQAEYTFRVEHINNCRKEEGEKLNINLTNIYLDILSEYRHIAELMINPLYYIKHEIES, from the coding sequence ATGCTAGCACACACGGCTTTTATTTATACTTTAGCAGGTTTAGCCTTTTTTTTATATGGTTTAAAAACCATTAGTCAAAATTTGCAAAAAATATCAGGAGATTTAATACAAAGGCTATTATCTAAAATGTCTAACAAGCCTATTTATGGAGTATTTTTTGGAATACTATTAGCCTTTAGTATTCAAAGCTCTGCGGCAGTGGTTTCTATGTTGGTGAGTTTAGGCTCCTCTAGTGTTTTAACTTTATTTCAAGTCATGGGAATTATTTTAGGTTCGGCTATTGGTAGTACTTTTATTGTACAAATTTTAAGTTTTAAAATTTCTAATTTTGGTTTAGCACTATTTTCTGTTTTTTATTTATTTTCTTATTTTTTTATAAAAACGAAAAAAATGAAAAGATTTTTTCGTATCTGTTTTGGTTTTGGTTTAATGTTTTTTGGGTTAGAGCTTATTAGTTTGGGAAGTACTCACTTAAAAGATGCAGAGTTGTTTATTAAATTTTTACATTTTTTTATAGATAGTCCTATTCTTACATTGCTTATTGCTGCAGCTTTTACTGCCGTAGTACAAAGCAGTGTGGTAACTATTGGGATCGCCATTAGTTTAATGTCGGCAGGTTATTTTTCTTTAGAGCATTGCATTTACTGGGTGTATGGAGCCAATATCGGAACTACAGCTACGGCTATTTTATCTGCTGTATCGGGTAATTATATTGGTAAAAGAGTAGCTTGGGCGCATTTTTTATTTAAAACCATTAGCGTGGGGCTTTTCTTTTTTTTAACGCCATTTATTTTACCTTTAATCGCTGATAGTTTTTCTAATATTAGAGGTGTTGCTCACTTTCATACGCTTTTTAATACTATTAGTGTAATTATTTTTTACCCATTTATAAACTATGCTGTAGCGATTATTGAATATTTAATTCCTAAACCCAAAAGTATAGGAAAATTTGGAGTAAAATATTTTTCTTTTAAAGATATTAAAAATTTAAGTACTGCCGTAGCCTTTACCCAGGCAAAAAGAGAAATTTTGCGTATGGGTGATATTATGGGAAGTATGTTGAGTCGTTCATTATTTTTATTTGATACAGGGGAGAAAAAAGCATTTTTTAAAATTAAAGAAGGGGATAACAATGTCGACCTGTTGTGTGCAGAAATTAATCGCTTTTTATTGGCTTTAATAGAAAGATCTAGTAAAGACAGTGAAGAGGCAGGAGAAGCAGATATAGAAAAAATTAATATTCTACAGGCTATTTCCTTTTCATCAGATGTGGAAAGTGCCGCTGATTCTGTGGATAAAAATTTAGTAAAACTAGCGGTTAAAAAGCAAAAATTACATATTCAATTTTCAGAGCTAGATCAAAAAAATTTAGTAAAATTACAAAATGCGGTAGCCGATATTGTAGTGTTATCTATGACCTACTTTGACTCTAAAGAGCTTAGTATTTTAAAAGAGTTAAAGAAGCGAAAAGAGGCTATTCGCCAGGCAGAATACACTTTTAGAGTGGAGCATATTAATAATTGTCGCAAAGAAGAGGGCGAAAAGTTGAACATTAATTTAACCAATATTTATCTTGATATTTTGTCAGAATATCGTCATATTGCAGAGTTGATGATTAATCCATTATATTATATTAAACACGAAATCGAGTCTTAA